Proteins encoded in a region of the Suncus etruscus isolate mSunEtr1 chromosome 1, mSunEtr1.pri.cur, whole genome shotgun sequence genome:
- the FASN gene encoding fatty acid synthase: MEEVVIAGMSGKLPESENLQEFWENLVGGVDMVTDDDRRWKAGLYGLPRRSGKLKDLSKFDAAFFGVHPKQAHTMDPQLRMLLEVTYEAILDSGINPASLRGTHTGVWVGVSGSEAAEALSRDPETLVGYSMVGCQRAMMANRLSFFFDFKGPSIALDTACSSSLLALQNAYHAIRSGECPAAIVGGINVLLKPNTSVQFMKLGMLSPDGACKAFDSEGNGYCRAEAVVAVLLTKKSLAPRVYATILNAGTNTDGNKEQGVTFPSGEVQEELMKSLYAPAGVAPESLEYIEAHGTGTKVGDPQELNGIVRALCATRKEPLLIGSTKSNMGHPEPASGLAALVKVLLSLEHGVWPPNLHFHSPNPNIPALQDGRLQVVDQPRPIRGGNVGINSFGFGGSNVHVILQPNTRPRPTQAPHVALPRLVLASGRTTEAVQGLLAQGQQHAQDLAFVSMLNAIAPAPITAMPFRGWAMLGGQAGSSEVQQVASGDRPLWFICSGMGAQWCGMGRSLMRLDLFRASILRSDVAVKPHGLKVSELLLNSDESTFDDIVPAFVCLTAIQIALIDLLTAMGLTPNGIVGHSLGEVACGYADGCMTQEEAVLAAYWRGQCIKEARIPPGAMAAVGLSWAECKKRCPAGVVPACHNSEDTVTISGPQAAVSGFVEQLKQEGVFAKEVRTGGMAFHSPYMESIAPTLLQALKKVMQHPRPRSARWLSTSIPEAQWQGELARTSSAEYNVNNLVSPVLFQEALRHVPANAVVLEIAPHALLQAVLKRGLKTGCTVIPLMKKDHKDNLEFFLSNVAKLHLAGITINPDQLFPPVEFPAPRGTPLISPHIQWDHSQTWDVPAAEHFPSGSGSSSAAIYNIDASPDSPDHYLVDHCIDGRVLFPATGYLCLVWRTLARSLGQDMEQTPVVFEDVYLHQATILPKTGAVALEVRLLEASHNFEVSDGGTLIVSGKVFHWEDPDLKLFDCLGDQPPAESSTGSCLTQGDVYKELRLRGYDYGPHFQGVLKANLEGSAGQLLWKDNWVTFLDTMLQASILSSSQPGLRVPTRVTTIRIHPGIHRQRLRTLQDGTQVADVLVDNRLDTTMAGGALIMHMHASVAPRKQEQALAPVLEKYLFTPHMEDNCLATNISLQEELQRCRGLARQLQTKVAQQGLKMLVPGLDGAQVPRDPPQQGLAQLLAAACQLQLNGNLQLELSQLLAREGALLASDPLLSGLLDGPAFKACVDTALENTSGQKMKVVEVLANEGRLYSRIPQLLGTQPMLQLDYTATDRQAQAPVSQHGVAQAQWDPMSPAPSSLGPADLVVCNCAVSSLGEPAAALGHMAAALKDGGFLLLHTLLRGHPLSDTVAFLTCPEPQPGSQHLLSQEEWEKLLVGASLHLVARKTSFYGAALFLCRRLAPTDSPVLLPVDDSSFRWVDSLKDILATDSAQPVWLTAGSCGTSGVVGLVNCLRKEPGGHRIRCVLVSNLSSASPAPQLEPSSMELQPVLQGDLVMNVFRDGVWGAFRHFPLEQERPEQPTEHAFVNVLTRGDLSSMRWVCSPLHYTPATSPGTELCTIYYASLNFRDIMLATGKLSPDAIPGKWAMRDCMLGMEFSGRDASGKRVMGLVAAEGLATSVQLTRDFLWDVPPSWTLEEAASVPVVYSTAYYALVVRGRIQPGESVLIHSGSGGVGQAAITIALSLGCRVFTTVGSAEKRAYLQKRFPQLSASSFANSRDTSFEQHVLRHTAGKGVDLVLNSLAEEKLQASVRCLAQHGRFLEIGKFDLSNNNPLGMAVFLKNVTFHGILLDALFDEANDVWQEVAALLRTGIQSGVVQPLKCTVFPKDQVEDAFRYMAQGKHIGKVVVQVREDAKAQNGTSQALLTAMSKTFCPAHKSYVIAGGLGGFGLELAQWLVLRGAQKLVLTSRSGIRTGYQAKKVHEWQCMGVQVLVSTRDISSLVGARALIAEATKLGPVGGVFNLAMVLRDAMLENQTPELFQDVNQPKYSGTVNLDRVTREACPELDYFVAFSSVSCGRGNAGQTNYGFANSTMERVCEKRRHDGLPGMAVQWGAIGDVGIVLEAMGTNDTVIGGTLPQRIVSCLEVLDTFLQQPHAVLSSFVLAEKNTVAQGEGEGKRDLVKVVAHILGIRDLSAVNPDSSLADLGLDSLMGVEVRQTLEREHDLVLSMRDVRQLTLRKLQELTQAGGQQEPAAAPTPKEGPTQLDAALNLSTLLVNPEGPTLTRLNSVQSSERPLFLVHPIEGSTTVFHNLAARLSVPTYGLQCTRAAPLDSIQSLAAYYIDCIRQVQPEGPYRIAGYSYGACVAFEMCSQLQAQQGPVPAHNSLFLFDGSHAYVLAYTQGHRARMTSGREAEAEAEALCFFVQQFTDAEHSKVLELLLPLADLEARVVAAVDLITRTHPALDRQELSFAAISFYHKLRAAEQYSPRVTYHGNVTLLRAKMGGAYGDHLGADYNLSQVCDGKVSVHVIEGDHRTLLEGSGLESILSIIHSSLAEPRVSVREG; the protein is encoded by the exons ATGGAGGAGGTGGTCATCGCCGGCATGTCCGGGAAGCTGCCCGAGTCGGAAAACCTGCAGGAGTTCTGGGAGAACCTGGTGGGCGGCGTGGACATGGTGACAGACGATGACCGGCGCTGGAAGGCCG GACTGTACGGCCTGCCCCGGCGCTCCGGCAAGCTGAAGGATCTGTCCAAGTTCGACGCGGCCTTCTTTGGGGTCCACCCCAAGCAGGCGCACACCATGGACCCTCAGCTGCGCATGCTCCTGGAAGTCACCTACGAGGCTATACTGGATTCGG GCATCAACCCGGCCTCGCTCCGAGGGACACACACGGGCGTCTGGGTGGGTGTGAGTGGCTCCGAGGCCGCCGAGGCACTGAGCCGGGACCCCGAGACCCTCGTGGGCTACAGCATGGTGGGCTGCCAGCGCGCCATGATGGCCAACCGCCTCTCCTTCTTTTTCGACTTCAAAG GGCCCAGTATCGCCCTGGATACAGCCTGCTCGTCCAGCCTGCTGGCCCTGCAGAACGCCTACCACGCCATCCGCAGTGGCGAGTGCCCCGCGGCCATCGTGGGGGGCATCAACGTGCTGCTGAAGCCCAACACGTCCGTACAGTTCATGAAGCTGGGCATGCTCAGCCCTGATGGCGCCTGCAAAGCTTTCGACTCCGAGG GGAATGGTTACTGTCGTGCCGAGGCTGTGGTGGCAGTGCTGCTGACCAAGAAGTCCCTGGCCCCGAGGGTGTACGCCACCATCCTCAACGCTGGCACCAACACGGATGGGAACAAGGAACAAG GTGTGACGTTCCCCTCTGGAGAGGTACAGGAAGAGCTCATGAAGTCCCTGTATGCGCCAGCCGGGGTGGCCCCTGAGTCCCTAGAGTACATTGAGGCGCACGGCACAGGCACCAAG GTTGGTGACCCCCAGGAGCTGAATGGCATTGTCCGAGCACTGTGTGCCACCCGCAAGGAGCCCCTGCTCATCGGCTCCACCAAATCCAACATGGGCCACCCCGAACCGGCCTCAGGTCTCGCGGCGCTGGTTAAG GTGCTGCTGTCCTTGGAGCACGGTGTATGGCCTCCCAACCTGCACTTCCATAGCCCCAACCCCAACATCCCTGCCCTGCAGGATGGGCGACTGCAGGTGGTGGACCAGCCCCGGCCCATCCGCGGGGGCAACGTGGGTATCAACTCCTTTGGCTTTGGCGGCTCCAACGTCCACGTCATCCTTCAGCCCAACACGCGGCCCCGCCCGACCCAAGCCCCTCATGTCGCCCTGCCCCGGCTGGTGCTAGCCAGTGGGCGCACCACGGAGGCTGTGCAGGGCCTGCTCGCCCAGGGCCAGCAGCATGCCCAGGACCTGGCTTTCGTGAGCATGCTCAACGCTATCGCCCCTGCACCCATCACTGCTATGCCTTTCCGGGGCTGGGCCATGCTGGGTGGCCAGGCAGGCAGCAGTGAAGTTCAGCAGGTGGCCTCTGGCGACCGTCCGCTCTGGTTCATCTGCTCTG gcatgggcgCCCAGTGGTGCGGGATGGGCCGCAGCCTCATGCGGCTGGACCTCTTCCGGGCCTCCATCCTGCGCTCGGACGTGGCGGTGAAGCCCCACGGGCTGAAGGTATCGGAGCTGCTACTGAACTCGGACGAGAGCACCTTTGATGACATTGTCCCTGCCTTCGTGTGCCTCACAGCCATCCAG ATCGCCCTCATCGACCTGCTCACTGCCATGGGCCTGACCCCCAACGGCATCGTGGGCCACTCGCTGGGGGAGGTGGCCTGTGGCTATGCTGACGGCTGCATGACCCAGGAGGAGGCTGTTCTGGCCGCCTATTGGAGGGGCCAGTGCATTAAGGAGGCGCGCATCCCGCCAGGCGCCATGGCCGCTGTGG GCTTGTCCTGGGCTGAGTGCAAAAAGCGCTGTCCTGCCGGCGTGGTGCCCGCTTGCCACAACTCTGAGGACACCGTGACCATCTCAGGGCCGCAG GCAGCCGTGTCTGGCTTCGTGGAGCAGCTGAAGCAGGAGGGTGTGTTTGCCAAGGAAGTGCGCACAGGAGGGATGGCTTTCCATTCGCCCTACATGGAGTCCATTGCTCCCACGCTGCTGCAGGCGCTCAAAAAG GTCATGCAGCACCCACGGCCCCGCTCTGCCCGCTGGCTCAGCACCTCCATCCCCgaggcacagtggcagggcgagCTGGCGCGCACCTCGTCGGCCGAGTACAATGTCAACAACCTGGTGAGCCCCGTGCTCTTCCAGGAGGCTCTGCGGCACGTGCCGGCCAATGCCGTGGTGTTGGAGATCGCACCGCATGCCCTTCTGCAG GCCGTCCTGAAGCGGGGCCTGAAGACAGGCTGCACCGTCATCCCCCTGATGAAGAAGGACCACAAGGACAACCTCGAGTTTTTCCTCAGCAACGTGGCCAAGCTGCACTTGGCAGG CATCACCATCAACCCTGACCAGCTGTTCCCGCCCGTGGAGTTTCCCGCCCCGCGGGGCACACCCCTCATCTCCCCACACATTCAGTGGGACCATAGCCAGACCTGGGACGTGCCGGCCGCTGAGCACTTTCCCAGCGGCTCCGGCTCCTCTTCAGCCGCCATCTACAACATCG ACGCCAGCCCCGATTCCCCCGACCACTACCTGGTGGACCACTGCATCGACGGCCGCGTCCTCTTCCCGGCCACCGGCTACCTGTGTCTGGTGTGGCGGACATTGGCACGCAGTCTGGGCCAGGACATGGAGCAGACACCGGTGGTGTTTGAGGACGTCTACCTGCACCAGGCCACCATCCTGCCCAAGACTG GGGCTGTGGCCCTGGAGGTGCGGCTGCTGGAGGCTTCTCACAACTTCGAGGTGTCTGACGGGGGGACCCTCATCGTCAGTG GAAAAGTTTTCCATTGGGAGGACCCCGACCTCAAGCTCTTTGACTGTCTGGGGGACCAGCCCCCTGCAGAATCCTCCACTGGCTCCTGCCTGACCCAGGGTGACGTGTACAAGGAGCTGCGCCTGCGCGGTTATGACTACGGCCCCCACTTCCAGGGCGTCCTCAAGGCCAACTTGGAAG GGTCAGCCGGCCAGCTGCTGTGGAAGGACAACTGGGTGACCTTCCTGGACACCATGCTGCAGGCGTCCATCCTGAGCAGTTCCCAGCCAGGCCTGCGTGTGCCAACCCGAGTCACGACCATCCGCATCCACCCCGGCATCCACCGCCAGAGGTTGCGCACCCTGCAGGACGGCACACAAG TGGCCGACGTACTGGTCGACAACCGCCTGGACACTACGATGGCGGGTGGAGCCCTTATCATGCACATGCATGCCTCGGTTGCCCCGCGGAAGCAAGAGCAGGCTCTGGCGCCCGTCCTGGAGAAGTACCTGTTCACACCGCACATGGAGGACAACTGCCTGGCCACCAACATCAGCCTGCAGGAGGAGCTGCAGCGCTGTCGGG GGCTGGCGCGGCAGCTGCAGACCAAGGTTGCCCAGCAGGGCTTGAAGATGCTGGTGCCGGGACTGGACGGTGCCCAGGTTCCACGGGACCCCCCTCAGCAGGGCCTGGCACAGCTCCTGGCAGCTGCCTGCCAGTTACAGCTTAACGGGAACCTGCAGCTGGAGCTGAGCCAGCTGCTGGCACGGGAGGGGGCCCTGCTGGCCTCCGACCCCCTGCTCAGCGGCCTGCTGGATGGCCCGGCTTTCAAGGCCTGTGTGGATACAGCCCTGGAGAACACAAGTGGCCAGAAGATGAAGGTGGTGGAG GTGCTGGCCAACGAGGGTCGCCTCTACTCCCGCATCCCGCAGCTGCTGGGCACACAGCCCATGTTGCAGCTGGACTACACAGCAACTGACCGGCAGGCCCAGGCCCCAGTCTCACAGCACGGGGTGGCCCAGGCCCAGTGGGACCCCATGAGCCCCGCACCCAGTAGCCTGGGCCCCGCCGACCTCGTGGTGTGCAACTGTGCTGTGTCTAGCCTGGGCGAGCCAGCTGCGGCCCTGGGGCACATGGCAGCCGCACTCAAGGACGGCGGCTTCCTGCTGCTACACACTCTGCTCCGCGGACACCCGCTGAGCGACACTGTGGCCTTCCTCACCTGTCCTGAGCCCCAGCCAGGCAGCCAGCACCTCCTGAGCCAG GAAGAGTGGGAGAAGCTGCTGGTGGGGGCATCCCTCCACCTGGTCGCCCGAAAAACTTCCTTCTACGGCGCTGCCCTCTTCCTCTGCCGCCGCCTGGCCCCGACAGACAGCCCCGTGCTCCTACCCGTGGACGATAGCAGTTTCCGCTGGGTGGACTCACTCAAG GACATCCTGGCCACTGACTCCGCCCAGCCCGTGTGGCTCACGGCTGGGAGCTGTGGTACGTCGGGAGTCGTGGGCCTGGTGAACTGTCTGCGCAAAGAGCCCGGCGGGCACCGTATCCG GTGTGTCCTCGTGTCCAACCTCAGCAGCGCGTCCCCCGCGCCTCAGCTGGAGCCGAGCTCTATGGAGCTGCAGCCGGTGCTACAGGGGGACCTGGTGATGAATGTCTTCCGGGACGGGGTCTGGGGTGCCTTCCGCCACTTCCCATTGGAGCAGG AGCGACCTGAGCAGCCGACAGAACACGCCTTCGTCAACGTCCTCACGCGAGGAGATCTGTCATCCATGCGCTGGGTCTGCTCCCCGCTGCACTACACGCCAGCCACCAGCCCTGGCACTGAGCTCTGCACCATTTACTATGCCTCCCTCAACTTCCGGGACATCATGCTGGCCACGGGCAAGCTGTCACCTGACGCCATCCCAG GGAAGTGGGCCATGCGGGACTGTATGCTGGGCATGGAGTTCTCGGGCCGGGACGCCAGCGGTAAACGTGTGATGGGGCTGGTGGCCGCTGAAGGCCTGGCCACCTCCGTCCAGCTGACCCGGGACTTCTTGTGGGACGTGCCCCCCAGCTG GACCCTAGAAGAGGCAGCGTCGGTGCCCGTGGTCTATTCCACTGCCTACTACGCACTGGTGGTGCGTGGTCGCATCCAACCCGGGGAGTCGGTGCTGATCCATTCGGGCTCCGGCGGGGTGGGCCAGGCTGCCATCACCATTGCCCTCAGCCTGGGCTGTCGTGTTTTTACCACCGTGG GGTCTGCCGAGAAGCGGGCGTATCTACAGAAACGCTTCCCCCAGCTTTCGGCCAGCAGCTTTGCCAACTCCCGGGACACGAGCTTCGAGCAGCACGTGCTGAGGCACACTGCCGGCAAGG GTGTGGACTTGGTGCTGAACTCGCTGGCGGAGGAGAAGCTGCAGGCCAGTGTGCGGTGTCTGGCACAGCATGGTCGCTTCCTGGAGATTGGCAAGTTTGACCTGTCCAACAACAACCCGCTAG GTATGGCCGTATTTCTGAAGAACGTCACCTTTCATGGCATCCTGCTCGACGCGCTCTTCGACGAGGCCAACGACGTCTGGCAGGAGGTGGCAGCCCTGCTGCGAACTGGGATCCAGTCCGGCGTGGTACAGCCCCTCAAATGCACCGTGTTCCCCAAGGACCAGGTGGAGGACGCCTTCCGCTACATGGCCCAGGGCAAGCACATCGGcaaagtggtggtgcag GTGCGTGAGGATGCCAAGGCCCAGAATGGAACTAGCCAGGCTCTGCTGACCGCCATGTCCAAGACCTTCTGCCCCGCACACAAGAGCTACGTGATAGCCGGGGGCCTGGGTGGCTTCGGCCTGGAGCTGGCCCAGTGGCTAGTGTTGCGAGGGGCCCAGAAGCTGGTTCTGACGTCCCGTTCTGGGATCCGCACGG GTTACCAGGCCAAGAAGGTGCATGAGTGGCAGTGTATGGGCGTCCAAGTGCTTGTGTCTACCCGTGACATCAGCTCCCTGGTCGGGGCCCGTGCCCTCATCGCCGAGGCCACCAAGCTTGGACCTGTGGGTGGAGTCTTCAATCTGGCCATG GTGCTGCGCGATGCCATGCTGGAGAATCAgacccctgagctcttccaggatGTGAACCAGCCCAAGTATAGTGGCACCGTCAATCTGGACAG AGTCACCCGCGAGGCTTGTCCAGAGCTCGACTACTTTGTGGCCTTCTCCTCCGTGAGCTGTGGGCGCGGGAACGCCGGCCAGACCAACTACGGCTTTGCCAACTCCACCATGGAGCGCGTCTGTGAGAAGCGACGCCACGACGGCCTCCCAG GCATGGCCGTGCAATGGGGAGCCATCGGGGACGTGGGCATCGTGCTGGAGGCCATGGGCACCAACGACACGGTCATCGGTGGGACCCTGCCACAGCGCATTGTGTCCTGCCTGGAGGTGCTGGACACGTTCCTGCAGCAGCCTCACGCCGTGCTTAGCAGCTTCGTGCTGGCTGAGAAGAATACTGTCGCCCAGGGTGAAGGCGAGGGAAAGCGCGATCTGGTGAAAGTTGTGGCCCACATCCTGG GCATCCGTGACCTGAGCGCCGTGAACCCCGACAGCTCTCTGGCCGACCTGGGCCTGGACTCGCTCATGGGCGTGGAGGTGCGGCAAACGCTGGAGCGGGAGCACGACCTGGTGTTATCCATGCGGGATGTCCGGCAGCTCACACTTCGCAAGCTGCAGGAACTGACCCAAGCCGGCGGCCAGCAAG AGCCAGCGGCGGCGCCCACGCCCAAGGAGGGCCCGACGCAGCTGGATGCCGCGCTGAACCTTAGCACGTTGCTGGTGAACCCCGAGGGCCCCACCCTGACGCGCCTCAACTCTGTGCAGAGCTCGGAGCGGCCCCTCTTCTTGGTACATCCCATCGAAGGCTCCACCACCGTCTTCCACAACCTGGCTGCCAGGCTCAGTGTCCCCACCTACGGCCTGCAGTGCACCCGGG CCGCCCCCCTGGACAGCATCCAGAGCCTGGCCGCCTACTACATCGACTGCATCCGCCAGGTACAGCCCGAGGGCCCGTACCGCATCGCTGGCTACTCCTATGGCGCCTGTGTGGCCTTCGAGATGTGCTCACAGCTGCAAGCACAGCAGGGCCCTGTGCCTGCGCACAACAGTCTCTTCCTGTTTGACGGTTCACACGCCTACGTGCTGGCCTACACCCAG GGCCACCGGGCGCGGATGACCTCCGGCCgtgaggcagaggcagaggcagaggcgcTGTGCTTCTTCGTGCAACAGTTCACTGACGCGGAGCACAGCAAG GTGCTGGAGCTGCTGCTGCCTCTCGCTGACCTGGAGGCCCGCGTGGTGGCCGCCGTGGACCTGATCACCCGGACACACCCGGCCCTGGACCGCCAGGAGCTAAGCTTTGCCGCCATCTCCTTCTACCACAAGCTGCGGGCGGCTGAGCAGTACTCGCCCCGCGTCACCTACCACGGCAACGTGACGCTGCTGCGCGCCAAAATGGGCGGCGCCTATGGGGACCACTTGGGCGCCGACTACAACCTGTCGCAGGTGTGCGACGGCAAAGTTTCGGTTCACGTCATCGAGGGCGACCACCGCACGCTGCTGGAGGGCAGCGGCCTCGAGTCCATCCTCAGCATCATCCACAGCTCCCTGGCCGAGCCGCGCGTCAGTGTCCGGGAGGGCTAG